A section of the Sphingomonas ginsenosidivorax genome encodes:
- a CDS encoding NAD(P)/FAD-dependent oxidoreductase: MPDTVDVAIIGAGPAGLTAAYLLGKAGYSVTVIERDPTYVGGISRTVEHDGFRFDIGGHRFFSKSQAVVDLWNEILPDDFIERPRMSRIYYEGKFYSYPLRAFEALGNLGLWRSTLCMASYAKAKLRPRSTVRSFEDWVVNQFGHKLYSIFFKTYTEKVWGMPCDAMSADWAAQRIKGLSLGGAVIDGLKRSLGLNRKPNDGMQTKTLLESFRYPRLGPGMMWDAARDKVLAQGNTILMGHALKQLAQESGTDRWRLTATGPDGATVAIAARHVISSAPMRELAGRLHPLPGTLPQAAALRYRDFLTVALMIKSPDLFPDNWIYIHDSKVKVGRVQNFRSWSPEMVPDADIACVGLEYFCFEGDGLWASSDADLVALATKEMAILGLCDPAHVTGGVVVRQEKAYPVYDEDYRDNVDALRQEIEARHPTLHCVGRNGMHRYNNQDHAMMTAMLTVRNIQAGARIHDIWTVNEDAEYHEAGQEGEQAALASVRDVPTRLKAA; encoded by the coding sequence ATGCCGGACACCGTAGACGTAGCGATCATCGGCGCCGGCCCCGCCGGGCTCACCGCCGCCTATCTGCTCGGCAAGGCGGGCTACAGCGTCACCGTGATCGAGCGGGACCCGACCTATGTCGGCGGGATCAGTCGCACGGTCGAGCATGACGGCTTCCGCTTCGACATTGGCGGCCACCGATTCTTCTCGAAATCGCAGGCGGTGGTCGATCTCTGGAACGAGATCCTGCCGGACGATTTCATCGAACGCCCGCGGATGAGCCGGATCTATTACGAGGGCAAATTCTACAGCTATCCGCTGCGCGCGTTCGAGGCGCTCGGCAATCTCGGGCTGTGGCGTTCGACGTTGTGCATGGCGAGCTATGCGAAAGCCAAGCTGCGTCCCCGGAGCACCGTCCGCAGTTTCGAGGACTGGGTCGTCAACCAGTTCGGGCACAAGCTCTATTCGATCTTCTTCAAGACCTATACCGAGAAGGTCTGGGGCATGCCGTGCGACGCGATGTCGGCGGACTGGGCGGCGCAGCGGATCAAGGGGCTGAGCCTCGGCGGCGCGGTGATCGACGGGCTCAAGCGCTCGCTCGGGCTCAACCGCAAGCCAAACGACGGCATGCAGACCAAGACGCTGCTCGAAAGTTTTCGGTACCCGCGACTGGGGCCCGGGATGATGTGGGACGCCGCGCGCGACAAGGTGCTCGCGCAGGGCAACACCATCCTGATGGGTCATGCGCTCAAGCAACTCGCGCAGGAAAGCGGCACCGACCGCTGGCGCCTCACGGCGACCGGCCCGGACGGCGCGACGGTCGCGATCGCGGCCCGCCACGTCATCAGCAGCGCACCGATGCGCGAGCTGGCCGGCCGGCTGCACCCGCTGCCCGGCACGCTGCCGCAGGCGGCGGCCTTGCGCTACCGCGACTTCCTGACCGTCGCGCTGATGATCAAATCGCCCGACCTGTTCCCCGACAACTGGATCTACATCCACGATTCGAAGGTGAAGGTCGGCCGCGTCCAGAATTTCCGCAGCTGGAGCCCGGAGATGGTCCCCGACGCCGACATCGCCTGCGTCGGCCTCGAATATTTCTGCTTCGAGGGCGACGGGCTCTGGGCGTCGAGCGATGCCGACCTCGTCGCGCTGGCGACGAAGGAAATGGCGATCCTCGGCCTGTGCGACCCGGCGCACGTTACCGGCGGCGTCGTGGTGCGGCAGGAAAAGGCGTATCCCGTCTATGACGAGGACTATCGCGACAATGTCGACGCGCTCCGGCAGGAAATCGAGGCGCGCCATCCGACTTTGCACTGCGTCGGGCGCAACGGCATGCACCGCTACAACAACCAGGATCACGCGATGATGACCGCGATGCTCACCGTCCGCAACATCCAGGCCGGCGCGCGCATCCACGATATCTGGACCGTCAACGAGGACGCCGAATATCACGAGGCGGGCCAAGAGGGCGAACAGGCAGCGCTCGCCTCGGTCCGCGACGTGCCGACACGCCTCAAGGCCGCATGA
- a CDS encoding argininosuccinate synthase, whose amino-acid sequence MSDSINRVVLAYSGGLDTSVILKWLQQTYNCEVVTFTADLGQGEELEPARAKAEMMGVKPEHIFVDDLREEFVRDYVFPMMRSNALYEGLYLLGTSIARPLIAKRQIEIARMVNADAVSHGATGKGNDQVRFELGYYALSPDIKVIAPWREWDLTSRTRLIEFAEQHQIPVSKDKRGEAPFSTDANLLHTSSEGLVLENPWDEVPDYVYSRTVNPEDAPDAPEFITIDFERGDGVAINGEGMSPATLLAKLNDLGRKHGIGRLDLVENRFVGMKSRGMYETPGGTIYHLAHRGIEQLTLDRGAAHLKDELAPRYAELLYNGFWFSPEREMLQVAIDHSQEKVSGTVRLKLYKGGVYVVGRKSPNSLYSEKVVTFEDDQGAYDQRDAAGFIKLNALRLRLLGRRDQI is encoded by the coding sequence ATGAGCGATTCCATCAACCGCGTCGTCCTCGCCTATTCGGGCGGTCTGGACACCAGCGTGATCCTGAAATGGCTGCAGCAGACCTACAACTGCGAGGTCGTCACCTTCACCGCCGATCTCGGCCAGGGCGAGGAACTCGAGCCCGCGCGCGCGAAAGCCGAGATGATGGGCGTCAAGCCCGAGCACATCTTCGTCGACGACCTGCGCGAGGAATTCGTGCGCGACTACGTCTTCCCGATGATGCGTTCGAACGCGCTGTACGAGGGGCTGTACCTGCTCGGCACGTCGATCGCGCGGCCGCTGATCGCCAAGCGCCAGATCGAGATCGCCAGGATGGTCAACGCCGACGCGGTCAGCCACGGCGCGACCGGAAAGGGCAACGACCAGGTCCGCTTCGAGCTCGGCTATTACGCGCTGTCGCCCGACATCAAGGTGATCGCGCCCTGGCGCGAGTGGGATCTCACCAGCCGCACCAGGCTGATCGAGTTCGCCGAGCAGCACCAGATTCCGGTCAGCAAGGACAAGCGCGGCGAAGCGCCCTTCTCGACCGACGCGAACCTGCTGCACACGTCGTCCGAGGGCCTGGTGCTCGAGAACCCGTGGGACGAGGTCCCCGACTATGTCTATTCGCGCACGGTGAACCCCGAGGACGCGCCCGACGCGCCCGAATTCATCACGATCGACTTCGAGCGCGGCGACGGCGTCGCGATCAACGGCGAGGGGATGAGCCCGGCGACGTTGCTCGCCAAGCTCAACGACCTCGGCCGCAAGCACGGCATCGGCCGCCTCGACCTGGTCGAGAACCGCTTCGTCGGCATGAAGAGCCGCGGCATGTACGAGACGCCGGGCGGCACGATCTATCACCTCGCGCATCGCGGGATCGAGCAGCTGACGCTCGACCGCGGTGCCGCGCATCTGAAGGACGAGCTGGCACCGCGTTATGCCGAGCTGCTCTACAACGGCTTCTGGTTCAGCCCCGAGCGCGAGATGCTGCAGGTGGCGATCGACCACAGCCAGGAGAAGGTCTCGGGCACCGTCCGCCTCAAGCTCTACAAGGGCGGCGTGTACGTCGTGGGCCGCAAATCGCCCAACTCGCTCTATTCGGAAAAGGTCGTGACGTTCGAGGACGACCAGGGCGCGTACGACCAGCGCGACGCCGCGGGCTTCATCAAGCTCAACGCGCTGCGTCTGCGGCTGCTCGGGCGGCGCGACCAGATCTGA
- a CDS encoding EF-hand domain-containing protein: protein MFRQTFAILALAGLATPALAQETRASAAAKFQKEFAASDTNSDGVLTRAEVQARIGQMKTGKGKLDPVHAKRMADLWFGSADKNKDGKVSQSEAQALLAATFAKYDANGDGKIGGEERAAAAKGGR from the coding sequence GTGTTCCGTCAGACTTTCGCCATCCTCGCGCTCGCCGGCCTCGCGACGCCCGCGCTCGCGCAGGAAACCCGCGCATCGGCCGCGGCCAAGTTCCAGAAGGAGTTCGCCGCGTCGGACACCAACAGTGACGGCGTCCTCACGCGCGCGGAAGTGCAGGCGCGGATCGGTCAGATGAAGACCGGAAAGGGCAAGCTCGACCCGGTCCATGCCAAGCGGATGGCGGATCTGTGGTTCGGATCGGCGGACAAGAACAAGGACGGCAAGGTAAGCCAGTCCGAGGCGCAGGCGCTGCTCGCGGCGACGTTCGCGAAATATGACGCGAACGGCGACGGCAAGATCGGCGGCGAAGAGCGCGCGGCCGCGGCGAAGGGCGGGCGGTAA
- a CDS encoding SAM-dependent methyltransferase, with amino-acid sequence MALIDRFFARFVKRGQITVTYADGTIKSFGTPDATLPSVAVRFTDTGAPGAIVRNPALGAAEAFMDGRLVIDQGDIRDLVNLLKGNTPWEKGDALKPSLPIKLLDKVVHRVDRVNMARRSKKNVAHHYDLSDRLYDLFLDADRQYSCAYFTDPANSLEQAQGDKKAHIAAKLLLKPGMRVLDIGCGWGGMALYLHEKTGAEVLGVTLSEEQLKVARRRAEEAGVADKVKFELIDYRAVTGQFDRIVSVGMFEHVGPAHYKAFFRKCRELLTADGVMLLHTIGRMGVPGVTDTFTTKYIFPGGYNPALSEIVRGYEGTKLFPTDIEVLRVHYAMTIDLWYDRTVAAKDAIVALYDERFYRMWTFYLAGAAAAFRTGGMVNYQVQLAKSRYAVPLTRDYIGETEQAFRG; translated from the coding sequence ATGGCACTCATCGATCGTTTCTTCGCCCGGTTCGTCAAGCGCGGCCAGATCACCGTCACCTATGCCGACGGCACCATCAAGAGCTTCGGCACGCCCGACGCGACGCTGCCGAGCGTCGCGGTCCGGTTCACCGACACGGGCGCACCCGGCGCGATCGTCCGCAACCCGGCGCTCGGCGCGGCGGAGGCGTTCATGGACGGGCGCCTCGTCATCGACCAGGGCGACATCCGCGACCTCGTCAACCTGCTCAAGGGCAACACGCCCTGGGAGAAGGGCGACGCGCTCAAGCCCTCGCTGCCGATCAAGCTGCTCGACAAGGTCGTCCACCGCGTCGACCGCGTGAACATGGCCAGGCGGTCGAAGAAGAACGTCGCGCATCACTACGACCTGTCCGACCGGCTCTACGACCTCTTCCTCGACGCCGACCGCCAGTATAGCTGCGCGTACTTCACCGATCCCGCCAACAGCCTCGAACAGGCGCAGGGCGACAAGAAGGCGCATATCGCCGCCAAGCTGCTGCTCAAGCCCGGCATGCGCGTGCTCGATATCGGCTGCGGCTGGGGCGGGATGGCGCTCTACCTGCACGAGAAGACCGGTGCCGAGGTGCTCGGCGTCACGCTCTCCGAGGAACAGCTGAAGGTCGCGCGCCGCCGCGCCGAAGAGGCCGGCGTCGCCGACAAGGTCAAGTTCGAGCTGATCGACTACCGCGCGGTCACCGGCCAGTTCGACCGGATCGTGTCGGTCGGCATGTTCGAGCATGTCGGCCCCGCGCACTACAAGGCGTTCTTCCGCAAGTGCCGCGAGCTGCTGACCGCCGACGGCGTGATGCTGCTCCACACGATCGGGCGGATGGGCGTGCCGGGCGTCACCGACACCTTCACCACCAAGTACATCTTCCCCGGCGGCTACAACCCGGCGCTGTCGGAGATCGTTCGCGGCTATGAAGGCACCAAGCTGTTCCCGACCGATATCGAGGTTCTCCGCGTCCATTACGCGATGACGATCGACCTCTGGTACGACCGCACCGTCGCCGCAAAGGACGCGATCGTCGCGCTGTACGACGAGCGGTTCTATCGGATGTGGACGTTTTACCTGGCGGGTGCAGCGGCCGCGTTCCGCACCGGGGGGATGGTCAACTACCAGGTGCAGCTCGCCAAGAGCCGCTACGCCGTGCCGTTGACGCGCGACTATATCGGCGAGACCGAGCAGGCGTTTCGCGGCTAG
- a CDS encoding molybdopterin-dependent oxidoreductase — MILTRRALVGGAAIGAGALLTGCDKVIQHPTARRILFMGEEMNRGLQRALTDRAALAPEFSPAQMSPIFRSNGTRDPGTPGYTAMVANNFADYRLKIGGLVDRPLSLTLPQIRQMPQRAQITRHDCVEGWSAIGKWQGPKLGALLTAAGLRPQARYIVFTCADLYRGTPYYESIDLVDAFHPQTILAWALNDRVLDVAHGAPVRLRVERQLGYKHAKYVMAIDAVASLDGIGKGKGGYWEDNVDYDWYAGI, encoded by the coding sequence ATGATCCTGACGAGACGCGCGCTGGTCGGCGGCGCGGCGATCGGTGCCGGTGCGCTGCTCACGGGCTGCGACAAGGTGATCCAGCATCCAACGGCGCGGCGAATCCTGTTCATGGGCGAGGAGATGAACCGTGGGCTGCAGCGCGCACTGACCGACCGCGCCGCGCTCGCGCCCGAGTTCAGCCCTGCGCAGATGTCGCCGATCTTCCGCTCGAACGGCACGCGCGATCCCGGCACCCCCGGCTATACCGCGATGGTCGCCAACAATTTCGCGGACTATCGGCTAAAAATCGGCGGGCTGGTCGACCGGCCGCTGTCGCTGACGTTGCCGCAAATTCGCCAGATGCCGCAGCGCGCGCAGATCACGCGGCACGACTGCGTCGAGGGGTGGAGCGCGATCGGCAAATGGCAGGGCCCGAAGCTCGGTGCGCTGCTCACCGCGGCGGGGTTGCGGCCCCAGGCGCGCTACATCGTCTTCACCTGCGCCGACCTGTACCGCGGCACGCCCTATTACGAGTCTATCGATCTGGTCGACGCCTTCCACCCGCAGACGATCCTCGCCTGGGCGCTGAACGACCGCGTGCTCGACGTCGCGCACGGCGCCCCCGTGCGGCTGCGCGTCGAGCGGCAGCTCGGCTACAAGCACGCCAAATACGTCATGGCGATCGACGCGGTCGCGAGCCTCGACGGTATCGGCAAGGGCAAGGGCGGCTATTGGGAGGATAACGTCGATTACGACTGGTATGCGGGAATCTAG
- a CDS encoding cytochrome b/b6 domain-containing protein — protein MTEPVLIKRHAVATRVWHWVTAITMFIMIGSGVGILKAHPRFYWGRYGANFDSAWTTLDQWPNWVVTGLNLITIPASYNLAISRRWHLLFALVLAFALLGFMVVSLINRHFQRDLRVRAAEIAPRELAHDVREHLALRFHDPRKPGAYNILQKLSYVATIFVLIPLMIFTGLAMSPNMDAAWPWLLDLFGGRQSARSIHFIAASGLTLFIVAHLALVILAGVWNEVRSMITGRWAQPEDAA, from the coding sequence ATGACCGAACCCGTCCTCATCAAGCGTCACGCCGTCGCGACCCGTGTCTGGCATTGGGTGACCGCGATCACGATGTTCATCATGATCGGCAGCGGCGTCGGCATCCTCAAGGCGCATCCGCGATTCTACTGGGGCCGCTACGGCGCGAATTTCGATTCGGCGTGGACGACGCTCGACCAGTGGCCGAACTGGGTGGTGACGGGGCTCAACCTGATCACGATTCCCGCCAGCTACAATCTCGCCATATCGCGCCGCTGGCACCTGCTGTTCGCGCTGGTGCTCGCCTTCGCGCTGCTCGGGTTCATGGTCGTCAGCCTGATCAACCGCCATTTCCAGCGCGATCTGCGCGTACGCGCGGCGGAGATCGCGCCGCGGGAACTGGCGCACGACGTCCGCGAGCATCTGGCGCTGCGCTTCCACGATCCGCGGAAGCCCGGCGCGTACAACATCCTGCAGAAGCTCTCCTATGTCGCGACGATCTTCGTGCTCATCCCGCTGATGATCTTCACCGGCCTCGCGATGTCGCCCAACATGGACGCGGCCTGGCCGTGGCTGCTCGACCTGTTCGGCGGGCGGCAATCGGCGCGGTCGATCCACTTCATCGCCGCGAGCGGGCTGACACTGTTCATCGTCGCCCACCTAGCGCTCGTCATCCTGGCAGGCGTTTGGAACGAGGTGCGCTCGATGATCACCGGGCGCTGGGCGCAACCGGAGGACGCGGCATGA